The Lonchura striata isolate bLonStr1 chromosome 6, bLonStr1.mat, whole genome shotgun sequence nucleotide sequence GCATCTGTTAGGACAATACAGATGGCCCAGCTCTCAGATTCGACCAGCATATCTGTAGAGTAAACAAGTTGTTCTTGTAGCACTCACATTAGCATGTGCTCCTCTGAAAAGCATCCAACAAATGCCTCTTGAAATGGAGGAATGCATGATAAGATGACTTGGGTTTCCTCCAGCTTCAGCCTCCTCTTTGCTCCTACCTACCCCTTCAGAAAAGTGAAGTTACTCCAAAGCTAATGGGCCTTCCAGGCATTTTGTACTGTACTCTATTTATAGAATACTCTTCTAGGGGCATATGAGGGAATTCCTTTGCATCCTAAGCATGAGGAAGTGTTTCAGTACTCAGGTATGAAACAGTAACTCCTTCCTTCCTCAGCTGATGAGCATCCCTGATAGAATGAGGGATGAAAACATTGGAACGCCACTTTTGTGTCTTCTTAAGTTTCCCGTGGACTGCCAGTTCTGTTAGGTCTACTGTACTTAACAGGCAACCATGTGAGCTTCTAAACATCCAAGCACTACAGTATCCCTTGTCATCTCTGTGACTTTTTTTGAAAGTAGTTGTTTTTCTCCTCCCTGTCCTCAACCTTATTCAACTCTTTTTAAGACCCATGTGTTGTCTTTAGTGCTTTTGCTTGGGAGGGGAAATGCTTCTGTCTAAAGTGTTAACTTTCAAATGCATGACCCTTATGCCTTGCACCTCTGTTGTGAGGACTGTGAATTAAGATAAAGctaaacaggaaaagaaaaactcttACTGTTGCTCAGAGATTAGAATTTATTAGGAAGTTTACTATGGATTTGGATTGTTTCACAAAACTGATTTTTGAACTATTTGTTAAATTTATTATAATATTCATAACAAGAAATTAGCAGCTTTTTTCTCAAGATGTGTTTAAGAAATGCTCTCCTATTAGGTGAAGCAAATCCTGTTAATCTCACCTCTTATCTGTTTCTGTGGTTCCTCTACATCTTAACTTCCCGACTGGATCTTCCTCTAGGAAGAAATACATTACAAGTGGGAGCCCTCCATCCATACCTTGGTAGAATGTCATCTGTCTTTCAGGTAACTGTCGTCCAGGTTTCTTTTCAAGTGTGGTGTTACAGTTTCCCTTGATGTTACAGTAGAGTTCAAATAcagaaattctcatttttattcAGTTTAGTGAGTACATTTTGGAGTtttgcagctgctgtgcagacaAGTGGTTTTATGATGCTTGTTCTTCAACAGTGTTCCTGAAGAATTCCCCTCCCAGGTAAGCTCTCTGCTGAGGAAGAACTTTATGTTTGCTGGGAGCAACTATTCTATAATTCACAGTCTTCTGTAATTCAAGTAACTTTCCTCCATAGATAAGTCAAAATTTGTGTCAGGATTGGTCTAAACCCATCTGAATTCCTCACAGAAGTGCTTCCAAAGCAGTCACCTTTGGCAGCCCTTGTGCATCCCAGTCAGTCAGAAGCGGCAGCACAGAGTGCCTGTCTGTATGTCACTCAGCCTATGGAAGGCTGATGGGGGATTTTTTAAGAATGGGAGAGTCAGCACTTTTCACCTGTAGTTGGCTGAAtgttgctgtgggttttttttaaacttcattaaGGTTTTGGCATGTGACTGCAATTAGCTACGTGCTGATCAGCAGAGCGTGCTGCTGCACAGTAAATGCAATGGCACGTGGCCCAACACACCCTTGAGTGACGCTTCATTGTCTGTGACAAAGCTCCCAGGCTTTCCTTTGCAAGCAGGGGAAACAGAAGAGGTGCTCAGGTTATATGAACCATCAGAGAATTTCGAAAACCAACTAGCCAGAAATCTCTTGGGGGATTACTCCATGTATCTGGTGGGTGCTAATGGGAGGACTCTTCTGAGTCTTGTTCTTGCTGCTCCTGATCGTTCTTAGAGTTCATGTGAATGCTTTTTTGAACAATGTCAGCATTCCTGCAGACCTCCCTCTTCTTGCCATTTAATCGagatttttctttgatttatttACAGTCATAGTCCTATGGTATTTCATAGAACTATAGAATGGTTttagttggaagggaccttgaagatcatctacTTCCAAACCcactgctatgggcagggacaccattTTTGTATCTACTTCCAAACCcactgctatgggcagggacaccattTTTGTTGAAGTGGATCTCGAAATAGCTCTAAAGATGCCTAATGAGACATTCCAGTCTCTGGATTTTAAAGGCCCCTGACATAGTAATTCAGCTTCATAATGTCTGTTTATCCAGATGACTGCAGTCTTTCATCATTCTCTGCATGTTCAGAGTTTGGAAGAAACTACTGTAACTAAGTTGCAGTCACAAATTTAGTGAGATATTTATTTAATCTGGTTAGCACAATAAGAACAATTTTTCTTAGTATTCTAGTAATTTGACACTCAGATCAATTCCAATTGACTAATTGGAAGCTTACAGTGTGATTCTGAATCTGTAATGCACAAGGAGGTTTCTAAAACAGTGTTGATGTGGGACTGAAGTCCTGACAATTCCTTTTATTGGCTGCTTTCAAGTGCTTTACATGATTTCAAaacaaccaatcatgagctttgCAGCTTCCCTGGCTTTGATAACTTGCTGTTAGTATATGCAATCAGGGGTATATATTGTATAATTAATGTAATTCAACTTCACTGCAGTTTGCTGTAGTTTGTATCATTGTGTCTGTGTGGAATCAAGTAACTAAATACTAAGATTGAAAACTAGTTTGGGAGACTATTCACAGACAGATTAGAGAAGCCTAGCTCTGCTTTGCAATGATATAATTGATAGCATATGGGAAAAgtaatgtttaaatttttaatttagacCAGATCTCATGTTTGAGGTGTTACAGGAATTAACGCAAGTGAGAAGTTTGGAACTGTCAGCAAGTAAAAGAGCTTGAGATACCGCAAGAAATGTAAGTGATGCCTATAAAGCAAAAGCACCCCAAGTTTTATAAAAATGTGTCTCTGCTGAGCTTAAATTTTAGTTGCTTTGATATGTAAAAGTTGAAGAATACTGAGAGCAAATCACTAAACTTGCAACCACAAAGATCCTCACTGAACAACCTCAAACATAAGAGTATCCATGAAAATACAAGATGACTCTTGCATGTTTGCATCAGGATGTAGTGCTGATTACAGGAGCACACactgtttcttttccagtgTGGTATCACTGAACACCCAATGTACAGTTCTGAGTACTCTGAAAAACATAATCTCTCAATATTTCACAATGTGCTTTGAAAGTCACTGTATGCTTTTGAAATCATATTCTTGATGTCTTGGCTCCCCGTCTGTACAACAGAAATTACACTTCTTCACAAAGGTCTCATGAAGAGGAATTTAAGCTTGCCAAGGTGCCACAGTGATGTGCAGATGTTGCTATAGTGATTTGCCAGAGAAAAGTCAAAGTGAGGAACAGTCCCCCCAGCATTTGTGTGCATAAAGACACAAACAAATATAGGACCATacaagagaaaaaggaattgAACTGCTGCTCATTTTCAAGGTCCTCCCATCAAATGAAACAAAGCAGCAgtcttctgggaaaaaaatagggGATATTTATTCTGCATGAGCCTAGTTACTTTTTCCCTCTCAGTCCTGAACTCATCTGCCCTCAAATTATAGGATGTATTCTCAGGAATAGATTCAGTATATATGTAGTTCAGAGACAGAAATGCTTCTAGAATCAActgtgctgtgcagcagcaaGAGGCACTTTAATCTGGTTCCTGCCCAACGTGTCCAGAGGTAATTGAGTCTCTTAACAGCTGCTGTCAAAGGAAAGATGAAAAGCAGTATCTATCATAGCTGTGGGGACCTGGGCACTCCTGcacttttctctctcttaaGATGGGATTGTGTGTTTGTGGGGAGAAACAACTTGAAGTAAAACACTCTTATAAAGCAGAGCAAAATGTACAATCAAAGAACCTGCTAGCTGCTTGAAACATACTTCTGCTCAATTTTACTTCAAGAAATGAGTGCTTCACTGGAAAACAAGAATAAGTGAGATATTTCAGCCCATGACGCCAGTAGAAGCACCCTGAGGACAGAGCTGCTGACGCCAGCTGTCTGTAACAGGATCTCCCACCCCTGTGCACCTCCAGCACGTCCAGCAGCGTGTCAGCCGCAGGCCGGGGAGGTCGCTTGCAGCGCCGGCTGTCGCTTGGTGCTGTGACACGTGGAAGCACAcgtgtcagcgctgcccgggcgtGGGCAGGCCAGCGcggctccctgcctgcctccctgcctccctgcatccctgcctgcatgcctgcctgcctccctgcatgcctgcctccctgcctgcctgcctccctgcctgcctgcctgcctgcctccctccctgcctgcctgcctgcctgcctgcctgcctgcctgcctgcctccctgcctgcctccctccctgcctccctgcctgcctccctccctgcctctctccctccctgattccctgcttccctccctgcctgcctccctgccatggcatcACGCTCTTCCTCGGTGTGGACTCACAGTTTGGAAAGGCTGGTACGCTGGTTAGACAAGGAGGGGATAAAAAGTTGCTTTAAAAAGTTTGTTTTCTAAGTGTTTTCAAATGTCACATATGGTTTGTGTAGACAGAGTTTAATATCAGCAGGCTGGCTGGGTCCCCCTCAGGCGGCTGGTTTGTAGACGAGGTTATAATTGCTGTAAAGTGGGCTGGATGTGCGTCTGTGAAATGACTTCCATGTATTCTGTGCTGTTGGTGTCTCAGTCCTCAGGCTCAGTTTAGGACAAAGCAGAGAGCTGAGGCCAGAAGGTAGTGAAAGCTAGTGCTCAAGCTATCCTGGACCATTCCCTAGCCTCCCTTCACCTGGAATGAGGGCCCTGGGGCAGGTGTGGTGCCGTGCCAGTGAGCACATCCCATGGTGGTGTGGGCAGGTGCAGGGAAGCCCGCGGACTGCAGAGACAGAGATGTGGCTGGCAGTGCAGAGCGTGGCAGGTGCCCAGTGTGCCAGAGCTCTCTGCTTGCAGGGCACAGGTGAGCTGCACGTacccagcctgtgcccagccAGCTCAGGTTTGGGTTCATCATGTTTCTGAATCTGAGGCTTGCTAACCAGCACAGGTACATGAAACCTCTCCCCTCCAAGCTCTCCAAAAGTCACCCTCTGCCTTGTCTTTTTGTGAGTGAAACTCTTACAGATTTCCAGCTGCTTCAATAGCTGATACCTGCTTGTAGACAAAGCAGCACTTTGGGGCTTGCTCCTGCTATGTGAGTCAGCAGGATCTGGGTAGTGGGATAAAAACTTCCCCTTTCCTTTGGTGACAGGGGTTTTAAGTGCCGGTAGTTACCAAGTGTCTACTCAGTTGTCAGGCTTAGGCCAAATTGATCCCTGGTGGTTTTAATTGAAACTTCATGGAAATGAGTCCTTTTAAAACACTGAGGTGAGGGAGGCAAAAAAGCAGAGTAAACAGGAGGACATAAGAGAGAAGTCTTTGTTCttgtgttcccagagcagcccagcgTGGTCTGGGAACAGTGTGGTGTCCCCAGCTAGGAAAACAGCACCTCTGTCTTTGAACTTCCCTGACCTTTTACATTATTTCAGTCTCATTCTCTAGAGTTCAAGGTACTGGCTGTGCTTCAGGAATTCACAAGCATAAACACTCATCAGTGTGGCTGGCACTACGATGAGATGAAAAGGGAGTTGAGAAGGGATAAAAAACATccaaaagccaaacaaaaagcaTACAGGGTTTGTAAACAAATCATGTAGAGTttccccagtgctgcccagaATGCCCATATCCTTCCGCCCTCCCTCTACTCCAGGACTCAAGGCTCCTTCAAACCCACAAGGGGCTTCTCTTGTAATTTTAATACAGCATATAAATCAGGGAGGTTTTCACTTAATGCAAGGCAACTAAGTTAGTAGGAAATTCCTAAGTCCTTTGAGCGGCAGCTAGCTTTGTTGCAAGTGTAGTTTTTCCACAGCTTGACTGTAAATCAATTTTGTTAATCCCTTCCTGTTCCTCCCATGCACAAGGACTGATTTTGTACTGAGCTGGGCTGAGTGCTGATGGCACATCACTGCTCAGTCATGCACTGGGGCTGTCCTTTTTATGCTGCATCACTCCTTAAGTTCTAGAAAACATTTGGACTTGGTGCTACTGAAGTCTGTGGCCTGTGTGAAAACTGGCAGCATCAAACTGACAAAGAAGTCAGACTCGGGGAACATCTCCCATCCAAATTCTGCtcatttgctttcctttctgccttTGGGGGGCAATTACTGCACTGAGTGTGATAAAACCTAATTTAACATTTCAGCCCTAGATTGACTACGAAGTTTTGGGACATGTCAGCTGTGCGCCCCTTCTGGTGCTGAGCTATCTGGAATGTGTTACATGGAGAAGTGTCAAAGCACACAGGTGACCACGTCGGGATGCTTCATGCAAAGTCTGGCTGCCTTGTGCTGGTGCAGCTGTATACCCAGCAGACCCTCTTTCTTTCCCctgctttcttttccctccaaGCTTTCCTGGTAGCAGGAGCAGAAGAACAGCTCTTACCAAGCCAGACATGCTTTCTGGACAGATCCAGCCTGTTCAGTGTGCACTTTGTGCACTCCCTCTGCTGCGAGGGGAGTGTGGCCAGCACAGCCTCCGCAGGCTCCGTTACAcgcagctctggctgcagggacaACCTGGAGCAGCGATAAGCATTCTTTGGGGTTTTATCTTTTGCTATTCCTCTGCCTGTGAAGCATCTCTAGGCAATTAAATCCGTAATTCAGCCTGTCTCTTGAGCAGCAGGCTGACACATATGGAATAACGTGCTACATACAACCAGCTGCCGTTCCTGTAACAGATGCTAAGTCCAGCGTGTGCCGTTCCCTGTGACTTGCAGGCCACCTGCAAGACGCTCCCTGCCACACATGGCAGAGCCCCAGGGAGCCTCTCAAGCCTGTGGGCATCCATGCAGAGCTCCACCTTCCCCCTTCAGCTCCTCCTGGGACTGAGATCCTGGGCTGGCTCCTCAGTAGCCTTTGAAGTTTTTGCTGGCCCGACTCTTGGTATGCTGAAATGTGCCCGTTCCTCAGGTAGCTTTGACCAAGCCATTGGCTGCTTTCACGTCCATTTGAGGAAATCTGGTCtgttctctctcctctcccctctcctaCCACTTCCTTCCCTTGCCAAGTTGCATGCATTTATTGCCATCAGCCACAAAGACGAATTTGGTCTTGTTAATTTTCTGATCTGGAGAAATACATGAAGCACAGGTAAGTTCACACCTTGGAGATGCTATATTTAAACTACATTTTTACTAAAGCTGGAATTACCTTGATGGATTTACCTGTGTGGTCTCCTCTGTTCTGGACACTCCACCTTGAAACTGCAATTATACTGTAGCATctgaaaaccagattttttttcttggtttggtCTTCTCTGAATCCTTTTAACATTGCTGAGTTTGCTTATCCTTTCCACCACCTTTTAAGTACTGTTTGCCCGCAGGGGTGCTTTAACATATGAAGGCTGGGGCtctttatttactttatttagTGGGCTCGTGCCACTGCAAAGCAGCTGGGTAGGTCCTGTCTTAATGTACTCAAGGAAATGGTGACTCAGGCCCATGTTCCAAGTCCATGTGGGAACTGctgggtgggaaaacagaaaaggcTGAAGGAGGAGCTGAAACCATATGAATTGTGCTGGTTTTAGACTTGGGAAATATGCAATTGATAGCACTTGCAAATGTGTTTCCATTGCAATTGGTTTCTAATGTGAGGTGATCTGATAGGCAATAGCTTGTCATAGGAAGTCAGAGAAAACTGACTTTTCCCAGGCCAGTTGTCAGTGGCAGAGCTGCCGGAAGCTGGAGCTGCACCCACAGCCAGCTGCAAGgcatggcacagggacaggaaaGCTACAGTGAAATATACCTGGGGCAGGACACTGTCCTGTGTGTCACCATCGACCTGGCACTCCCAAGTGCCATGGTTGTGAGACTGCCTCCAGGCAGCAATTATATCCCTCCCCCTTGGCTCATCAGAGGCAAGCAACCCCCACCTTTGTGTGGCAGTACAAATTCTGGGCATGTAGCAAATGTTGCAGGGTGCCATCTCTCCTCACTCACATGGCCAAAGTTCAAATCTGGGATGTTAACCTTTTAATTTAATCAACTGACCACAACATGAGCAGCTCTCAGACTCACAGGACACAGTAAAAGCCTTGAGAGAAAGAAGTTAACAAATTACCTCAGTGTCTTACTGACTTGAAGATGCAGTGACAGGGTGGCAGGACCAAGCTGCCATATTCACCGCTTCTGATGAGAAAATGGGGTCTTTTTTTTGGAAGTCCACTACAAAGAATTCCTTGGGAAGAAATGGTAGTTCAGTGGAGCAGTGTACCTGTGCTTAAAACAGTGAAGtttttcaggaagaagaaaCAGCCACCGAAGGAACATTGCTAGTGCAGCTGCATTGTTGACAAGCATTCACTGCTTGTCTTTTACCAGATGTGGAAGATCATGGAGCCAACCCAGGCTAGGTAGGACAAGGCAAGGGGCTCTCCCTGTGCAGTGGCAATGAAGGTTGCTCAGTGCACATCTGGTATTAATTCCTGTCAGTGGCATCTTTGTGCCTGTGAAGATTGGAAAGGTGTGAGGATGGTTTTGTTTTACCTGGAGTTATTCTGGAATCTGACCCAGTCTTTTACTAGTGAGGGAGTGCTTCTCTGCAGGTAAATTCAATCTTTAACTCTTTGATTTTCCAGCTGGAGGATACCCCAGTCCCCAGGGTGCAGCTGCTCAGTAAGAGCCTCCACAGGACAGTGAAAGTGTATTTTTCCCTAGTCTATTTTCCCTGCCTTTAATTAGTAGTATATTCAGTTGTTTCAATTAGTTTTCACTCCATCACTCAAGTTTTGAGGCAGGTTATACTGGTAAGTAAAGTGATCTGCTGGTGCTGAGAGAGCTGCCAACTGGAGGAATGGGAATGTGCACATTACCCCTGTACACACCACGTGAGGCAcaaggcagaaaaaaacaactgacTCCCTTACTGTAGCCAGCAGatctggctgcagctgcagtttctTGTCTGTCCACTATTACttcttggaaacagcaatgCCACATTACACTCAGAATGAAAATCCTTTCACCTGCCAAGGAAGAATTATATTtctgtgcctgccctgcagAGTTTGGAGGGCTGGCTTGTGTCTGTTTTCAGCACCAGCACTCCACAATCAACAAGAGCTGGAAAGAGAAAGTCACTGAACCCCCTTTTCTCAAAGGGAAAGAATCAATCGGTTCTTCCACTATATTTGGCAGAGCCATGCTGCTCAGCAAGatgatttaaaaaaccaaaacaaaaccacaaaaaaatccataggAACTTCAGCAGCATTAGCAGTTAAGgctttgtttaaaagaaaaatcaccattaaaaaaaacacaaaaaaatccaaacaaacaaaaacccaccaaaaaaccaacaaaaagaaccacacacaaaaaaaaccccaaaaacaaacaaacaaaaaacccacaaaaaaccccaaaacaaaaactccAAGAATTCTTAGTTTGAACTCTTAAGTCAATGAAAAAGACTAACACCAAAGTACATGAGACTGACTTTGTcagttttttttattactgGGCACAGCACCGTACCACTTAATATGCATACAAGCCACAGTAATACAAACAGTCCCTAGCcttttttataattaaaaaaacacatgGCATTTGGGAGGAGCCAGCAGTCCCAGGGGTCAGCTCTCAAGAGCTATTTTGCTGCAGTTGCAGTAGCAGCAGTTTTCTCACAAAATACTGTGGGTTTTCATGCTGTTAATATGTGAAGCTGAAAAGTCTGAACTCGCAGCAGTGCCTCTGCTTAACACAATCAAGGCAGGCTTTTGAGCAGCTCACAGGCTTACAAGTATGCTCACTCATGGTACTCTGCAGTCAAATGGAAGTGTGCCAGACAGACACCCCTGTATGGAACTAGAACCCTCAGATGTTTCTGCAGAAACCCATGTCATCCTGAAGAGGTTTATCCAGCACAGGACTAGTTAAAACTCTCCTGCATCCTGACagttttcctgcaggcagcacaggcCTCCCACACAGGCAGGACCTTTTCTTACAGAGTCAGTTATGTCTGGAGCAGCACAAGGACAGTGAAGCTTGGAAAAAAAGCTTGTCATTAAAGCAGGCTTAGCTCCTCAGAAAACGGATTTAAAACTAGAAGGCACAAATGCAAGGTTGAGTGTGGGCTGCATACCACTGTGGCATGTGAGTAGTTTAGATACCCCTCCTAAGAGGAAATGTATCATATAATAAATACAGTATGACATTTTAGAAAATAAGTGCATTACTGTGATCCATCACAACGTAAGGAAGTAGGATCCACAAGAGCATAAATAGGATTGTTCACTTTATATTGCATAAACATTCTAAAATTTAGTGTCAGGTCATTGTATTGGAGGTGGGacaaggcagggaaaaaaaataaatgttttatttggcAGAATCCGCCAAAGTCTCCACCACCACACAAACAGCTTTTTGCCAATGTGAGGTAGAATTACATATATACTGCTTAAACCCAGTCAAGTCCTGCTCAActagtcttaaaaaaaaaaaaaaaaaaaaaacaaacaaaacaacaaaagataAGAAGAGAAAGTGCACAGAATAGATGAGCCTCTTTCTCTACAGAAAACGAGTGCCTCAGGTTTGATTCCCAGAAGCAGGTATTACAGAGCAGAGTTCCTGCGAagatcccagctcctcagctggAAAGCAGTGATGGGTATCATTATGCTACAGATATGGAGTGTAACAAGTACTAATTGCAAGTCCTATAGTGTTTTACTCTCCACTGTCTCCCTCCCCAACTACTTGCTAATTCTCCCTTTATTCACTCAGTCCAGTATATTTTATCAGAGTTAAGATTGTCCCCACTGCTTTCTTCTCCCTTACATCCCTTCTATTGAACCCTGCAAAAAAATTTCCTATCTCAACCCTTAGACTTCTGAGGGACACTTGCAGATTCTTCTAGAGACTCCTCTGTGTAGTATAGACAGGGAAGGATGGAAATAAGAGCCTCTTCGATGGAGAAGAGATGTTTATCCTCTGCTTGAGGACAGAAGTAGCGCATAAAGTCTGCCAGCCTCAGCAAGTACTCTATGTTATGACCAGCACAACCACTTGAGACAATGATTTGAGCTGCAATGTCCTCTTCAGATGCTGGGCCGAGGTAAGAAGGGTTCTGGGGTGTTGCAATGTAAACAAGAGCCAGGATGGGTTCCTCTGCATCTTTCTCCTGAGGGTGGAACTTCACCAGCTTGGTGTCATAGCCTCCCAGGACAGCTTCTCGCATGTTGAGATACTCGAGCGATGCAGCAATTTGTTCCCCACGGACTTCATAGGCTACACCCCACGTGCATGCCTAGAAGTCAAAGAGCAGGGTGGTTAGAGATGCTGTAAGCGCACTGGCCTGTCTAGCCGCCGCTAATGTTTCAAAACAAGGCTCCCTTACTCCGGGGGGTCTCCGCAAAAGGCAGAGAAGGGCAGAGAAGGGTAACACACCGCACAACCCCCCAGGATCCCGGCGGGGCTCAGGAGCGCTCGGCTGCCACCGCGCCTTTCCAGGTGTGATGCCCCCCGCCCAGGCAGCCCCCAGCGCCCCGGTACTCACCCCGCGGTCCTCCAGCAGCGTCACCACCCGGCCGGGCTGTGGGCACGGAAAAGCAGCGCCGTTAGAGCCCAGCCGCGAcaccgcgccccgcgccccgcgccgcccgccttACCGTCTTCTCGCTGCCGCGGTGGAAGGTGTCCCCCTGCCAGAAGCGGCGGCTGTACCCGCGGATGAAGCCCACCTTGCGCGACGTGAACTCGAAGCCCGGCCTCCACACCAGCGAGCCGTACCCGAAGATCCACACCGGCGCCGCCAGCTCCGCGCCCTCCGCCCGCCCCGAGGGCGAGGAGGGGGACAGGAGCGGGCgtggcggcggctccgggcgctCCTCGGGGCGCTGCGGGTCGCGCTTCATGCCGGGCTGCGGCTGCGGGCGGTGCGGGGGCTCGGCCGCCGCGGCGCTTTAAAGGCGGCCcgggccggccgccccgccccgccccgcccgggtgATGCAAGGCGGGCGGGAGGTGTCGCGGCGCCGCGTGGGGCAAAGCGGGCCGCGGGTTGCGTCAGGCGGGAGCCCGGGCCGGGGTCGGCCCGTCCGGCGGCGCCGGGTGCGAGATGCCCCCGGGGATGCCGCGGGATCGGCCGCTGCCAGAACCCAGAGGCCCGCAAGGGAGAAGCTGGGCTGGAATGAGCGGGCCGGCCCCTCCTCGGGAGCCTGCCTCCCACTCCCGGCTGTGGCTTTACTCTAGAACCTGAGGTGCTGCGTTGAAAACCATGGGAACTGCTGGAAAACCAGGCAGTTAATGCTTAACAGGGTGGCGCGACAGCACCTGACATCCGCAGGGCCAAGGTGTAAGGCACATAGACAAAACGGAATAATAACATCCACACTAATGCGAGGACGTGGTGCTGAATCCAGCTACGTGAGTGCATTTTCCCTAGTACTATATCCAGGCTGGAGTGTCACCTTGTAATACGTAACATTTGTTACGTGGAGGGATGCAAGTGTTGTCTGTGTGTGGGATAGACACCCAGCTGTCAACCAGCTCTTGCCAAGTTGTGACAACCAAAGAGGTCCCTTTTTACATTACAAAGTGACTCCTTTTGGTGAGAGGAGGAGAAACAATCAGAAGCAAAATCACCAAAGTGTTTCTCATGATTGTTCTTGTCCTTTGCACTTAATCAATCTAAACCGTCTATTTACAGTCTTTTATTTAGTTTCCTGTTGGTCCCCATCCAACTGGCACCCACCTTTCCATTCCACTTAATAGGGCGTTGCAGCTGCAACACCCGCGGTCTGTGGTGGGCGCTCCCTGCGCTGTGGTGTGCTCGCCACGGGTGACAAGAGTCTGCATGGCTCTCACATCTGCCCTCCTGTTCTGTGCCTCACACAGCACATCCttttctcctgccctgcacGAATGACTCTCTGACTTGTCACCGTGGGTGACCCTTAACAAGGTCAGCCTCGTTACGGAGCCCAAAGCTCCTTCATTTTCCTCTCCACTTGCGCTTTCCCCGGTCACCTTCTCTGTCTTACTCAGGCTCAAAGGCATGGGGTTGGCATGGCATGCTCCCAGCCCTTCACACCACACACCCATGCTGGCACAGGCTTGCAGCCTCTTAATCCTTTTCTGGTGGTCCCTTTCCACAGGCAGAAGGTGAATCCGTCTCCTGTCTGTACAGCTGCTCTCTTCAGAGTCCTTAGTCAGACCAGGAAATGCTCCAGAAACTGTTATCAGCTGTTTGTATCAAAGCTCCACCGtgcaaaacaagaa carries:
- the CHAC1 gene encoding glutathione-specific gamma-glutamylcyclotransferase 1, producing the protein MKRDPQRPEERPEPPPRPLLSPSSPSGRAEGAELAAPVWIFGYGSLVWRPGFEFTSRKVGFIRGYSRRFWQGDTFHRGSEKTPGRVVTLLEDRGACTWGVAYEVRGEQIAASLEYLNMREAVLGGYDTKLVKFHPQEKDAEEPILALVYIATPQNPSYLGPASEEDIAAQIIVSSGCAGHNIEYLLRLADFMRYFCPQAEDKHLFSIEEALISILPCLYYTEESLEESASVPQKSKG